A window of the Oncorhynchus keta strain PuntledgeMale-10-30-2019 chromosome 21, Oket_V2, whole genome shotgun sequence genome harbors these coding sequences:
- the LOC118399963 gene encoding uncharacterized protein LOC118399963 isoform X2, whose product MEVIEKVVPKNAQLLSLGHKDTCRLLEVYVKRSISLNDGTCEDQRSPTTPQKWVTLSEKCRRVRRHSSDPLITLEPSTPDEGIASSTPPDEEVVIPNVSLVEIPGPADIPEIEMSTELENKSKKGKKKSKKTSFWKGFLGFFTTKGDDKKDEQESGTEKDGQSQGTLQKKKSIRQRSSMRRLSLRKIKIDSHRGSVKRPLALDRAKTTDITGVESVESVGPTDSYFEKVSEELEKIVHEVKETEAALTDEDVIKRIIVLMKRQGDLIDNKLKENPSLSSFFQKLSYSTFQQLADTYVETETPTGQSHQTPHTAGSGPVNAPELVKLAFTLDFTARVACLSRHSKGHIMGLGHHYLEDRFTQTQVNSDQTLHNYDDHNH is encoded by the exons ATGGAGGTTATAGAGAAGGTGGTGCCCAAAAACGCCCAGCTGCTATCTCTAGGCCACAAGGACACTTGTCGCCTCTTGGAGGTGTATGTGAAGCGCAGCATCAGTTTAAATGATGGGACATGTGAGGACCAGAGGTCACCAACAACGCCTCAGAAGTGGGTGACACTGTCAGAGAAATGCAGAAGGGTCCGCCGGCATTCTAGTGACCCCTTGATCACCTTGGAGCCCAGCACACCTGACGAGGGCATTGCCAGTAGCACACCACCCGATGAGGAAGTTGTTATACCAAATGTGTCTCTAGTAGAAATCCCTGGACCTGCTGACATTCCTGAGATTGAGATGTCTACTGAACTGGAGAATAAGTCTAAAAAGGGCAAGAAGAAGAGCAAAAAGACCTCTTTCTGGAAAGGTTTTCTGGGGTTTTTCACGACGAAGGGGGATGACAAGAAAGACGAGCAGGAGTCTGGCACAGAGAAAGATGGACAGTCACAAGGAACCTTGCAGAAAAAGAAATCCATTAGGCAAAGGAGCTCCATGAGGAGGTTATCTCTGAGAAAAATCAAGATTGACAGCCACAGAGGGTCTGTGAAGAGACCATTGGCTTTGGACAGGGCCAAGACCACTGACATAACTGGAGTTGAAT CGGTTGAGAGTGTGGGGCCTACTGACTCGTACTTTGAGAAAGTTTCAGAAGAGCTGGAGAAGATTGTGCATGAGGTGAAAGAGACAGAGGCAGCTCTTACAGATG AGGATGTCATAAAAAGGATCATTGTTCTGATGAAGCGGCAAGGAGACCTCATTGATAACAAG CTGAAGGAGAACCCCAGCTTGAGCTCATTCTTCCAGAAGCTGTCCTACAGCACCTTCCAGCAGTTAGCTGATACGTATGTGGAGACAGAGACGCCTACAGGCCAGAGCCACCAGACACCACACACTGCTGGATCTGGGCCCGTCAACGCCCCGGAGCTGGTCAAGCTGGCCTTCACTCTGGACTTCACAGCCAGGGTGGCCTGTCTCTCCAGGCATTCCAAAGGCCACATCATGGGCCTGGGCCACCACTACTTAGAAGACCGCTTCACCCAGACACAG GTTAATTCAGATCAGACGTTGCATAACTATGACGATCATAATCATTGA
- the LOC118399963 gene encoding uncharacterized protein LOC118399963 isoform X1, translating to MEVIEKVVPKNAQLLSLGHKDTCRLLEVYVKRSISLNDGTCEDQRSPTTPQKWVTLSEKCRRVRRHSSDPLITLEPSTPDEGIASSTPPDEEVVIPNVSLVEIPGPADIPEIEMSTELENKSKKGKKKSKKTSFWKGFLGFFTTKGDDKKDEQESGTEKDGQSQGTLQKKKSIRQRSSMRRLSLRKIKIDSHRGSVKRPLALDRAKTTDITGVESVESVGPTDSYFEKVSEELEKIVHEVKETEAALTDEDVIKRIIVLMKRQGDLIDNKLKENPSLSSFFQKLSYSTFQQLADTYVETETPTGQSHQTPHTAGSGPVNAPELVKLAFTLDFTARVACLSRHSKGHIMGLGHHYLEDRFTQTQVTTPEVNSDQTLHNYDDHNH from the exons ATGGAGGTTATAGAGAAGGTGGTGCCCAAAAACGCCCAGCTGCTATCTCTAGGCCACAAGGACACTTGTCGCCTCTTGGAGGTGTATGTGAAGCGCAGCATCAGTTTAAATGATGGGACATGTGAGGACCAGAGGTCACCAACAACGCCTCAGAAGTGGGTGACACTGTCAGAGAAATGCAGAAGGGTCCGCCGGCATTCTAGTGACCCCTTGATCACCTTGGAGCCCAGCACACCTGACGAGGGCATTGCCAGTAGCACACCACCCGATGAGGAAGTTGTTATACCAAATGTGTCTCTAGTAGAAATCCCTGGACCTGCTGACATTCCTGAGATTGAGATGTCTACTGAACTGGAGAATAAGTCTAAAAAGGGCAAGAAGAAGAGCAAAAAGACCTCTTTCTGGAAAGGTTTTCTGGGGTTTTTCACGACGAAGGGGGATGACAAGAAAGACGAGCAGGAGTCTGGCACAGAGAAAGATGGACAGTCACAAGGAACCTTGCAGAAAAAGAAATCCATTAGGCAAAGGAGCTCCATGAGGAGGTTATCTCTGAGAAAAATCAAGATTGACAGCCACAGAGGGTCTGTGAAGAGACCATTGGCTTTGGACAGGGCCAAGACCACTGACATAACTGGAGTTGAAT CGGTTGAGAGTGTGGGGCCTACTGACTCGTACTTTGAGAAAGTTTCAGAAGAGCTGGAGAAGATTGTGCATGAGGTGAAAGAGACAGAGGCAGCTCTTACAGATG AGGATGTCATAAAAAGGATCATTGTTCTGATGAAGCGGCAAGGAGACCTCATTGATAACAAG CTGAAGGAGAACCCCAGCTTGAGCTCATTCTTCCAGAAGCTGTCCTACAGCACCTTCCAGCAGTTAGCTGATACGTATGTGGAGACAGAGACGCCTACAGGCCAGAGCCACCAGACACCACACACTGCTGGATCTGGGCCCGTCAACGCCCCGGAGCTGGTCAAGCTGGCCTTCACTCTGGACTTCACAGCCAGGGTGGCCTGTCTCTCCAGGCATTCCAAAGGCCACATCATGGGCCTGGGCCACCACTACTTAGAAGACCGCTTCACCCAGACACAGGTAACAACACCAGAG GTTAATTCAGATCAGACGTTGCATAACTATGACGATCATAATCATTGA